A single genomic interval of Streptomyces sp. NBC_00663 harbors:
- a CDS encoding cache domain-containing protein: protein MSLATATRDRAPEESVAARVRSTLEAVFDAVAATRADTAALLARVAATGRRPATVDLAALRPGLHGRLARDELVSGVGFVAAPGLLSDVPAWLEWWQTGSDGDVRPLLLDLDPEHSAYADYTHWDWFALPRDTGERAVAGPYVDYLCSDEYSLTLSAPVLVEGRFAGVAAADVYLRHFETAVMPMLRRLPGPARLVNARGRVAASTDPHHLVGSLGKGPDFARVLTTGRPEQAAGVRLVPCAGVPLVLVSAARG from the coding sequence ATGAGCCTCGCGACGGCAACGCGCGACAGGGCACCGGAGGAATCGGTCGCGGCCCGCGTCCGCTCGACGCTGGAGGCCGTGTTCGACGCGGTCGCCGCGACCCGCGCCGACACCGCGGCCCTGCTGGCCCGGGTGGCCGCCACGGGCCGCCGCCCGGCCACCGTGGACCTCGCGGCCCTGCGCCCCGGCCTGCACGGCCGGCTCGCCCGCGACGAGTTGGTGTCCGGCGTCGGCTTCGTGGCCGCGCCGGGCCTGCTGAGCGATGTACCGGCGTGGCTGGAGTGGTGGCAGACGGGCTCCGACGGAGACGTACGACCGCTGCTCCTCGACCTGGACCCCGAGCACTCGGCATACGCCGACTACACGCACTGGGACTGGTTCGCGCTGCCCCGCGACACCGGGGAGCGGGCGGTGGCGGGCCCGTACGTGGACTATCTCTGCTCGGACGAGTACAGCCTCACCCTGTCCGCACCGGTGCTGGTCGAGGGCCGGTTCGCCGGGGTGGCCGCCGCGGACGTGTATCTACGGCACTTCGAGACGGCCGTGATGCCGATGCTCCGCCGGCTGCCGGGCCCCGCGCGGCTGGTGAACGCCCGGGGCCGGGTGGCGGCGTCCACCGACCCGCACCATCTGGTCGGCTCGCTCGGCAAGGGCCCGGATTTCGCGCGGGTCCTGACGACCGGCCGGCCGGAACAGGCCGCCGGGGTGCGGCTGGTGCCGTGCGCCGGGGTGCCGCTGGTGCTGGTCAGCGCGGCACGGGGATGA
- a CDS encoding IclR family transcriptional regulator domain-containing protein: MPAARAPHFVRSLERGLAVIRAFDADHPELTLSEVARACALTRAAARRFLLTLADLGYVHADGRTFRLTPRVLELGYSYLAGFSLAQIAEPHLERLVERTRESSSLCVLDGDEIVYVARVPARRIMTAAITVGTRFPAHVTSVGRVILAHLAEEQRELALSRADLRALTPRTIVSAELLRAELDRVRGQGYAVVDQELEEGLRSVAAPVRDRDGEVVAAVNIPVHASRNTVASVRRDLLPHLLDTVAGIEADLRMATGAAATGRGPAGAPGTGTHRSSSSPRPPAPRR; encoded by the coding sequence ATGCCTGCCGCCCGAGCACCTCATTTCGTCCGCTCCCTCGAACGCGGCCTCGCCGTCATCCGCGCGTTCGACGCCGACCACCCGGAACTGACGCTCAGCGAGGTCGCCCGGGCCTGCGCACTGACCCGCGCGGCGGCCCGCCGCTTCCTGCTCACCCTGGCCGACCTCGGATACGTCCACGCCGACGGCCGCACCTTCCGGCTCACCCCGCGCGTCCTGGAACTCGGCTACTCCTATCTCGCCGGCTTCTCCCTGGCGCAGATCGCCGAACCGCACTTGGAGCGACTGGTCGAGCGCACCCGGGAGTCGTCGTCCCTGTGCGTCCTCGACGGCGACGAGATCGTGTACGTCGCCAGGGTGCCCGCCCGCCGCATCATGACGGCGGCGATCACGGTCGGCACCCGCTTCCCCGCCCACGTGACATCGGTGGGCCGGGTGATTCTCGCCCATCTCGCGGAGGAGCAACGTGAGTTGGCGCTCTCCCGTGCCGACCTGCGCGCGCTGACCCCGCGCACGATCGTCTCCGCCGAACTGCTGCGCGCCGAACTCGACCGGGTGCGGGGCCAGGGATACGCCGTCGTCGACCAGGAGCTGGAGGAGGGGCTGCGTTCGGTCGCCGCCCCGGTGCGCGACCGGGACGGCGAGGTGGTGGCGGCCGTGAACATCCCGGTGCACGCCAGCCGCAACACCGTGGCCTCCGTCCGCCGCGACCTGCTGCCGCATCTCCTGGACACGGTCGCCGGGATCGAGGCGGACCTGCGGATGGCCACGGGGGCCGCGGCTACAGGTCGAGGACCAGCCGGCGCCCCCGGCACCGGGACACACAGATCATCATCGTCTCCCCGGCCTCCTGCTCCTCGTCGGTGA
- a CDS encoding ABC transporter permease, whose protein sequence is MALITRTAGALHRRPRLRLTLLLTAPLLWLAVLYLGSLSVLFVSAFWTTNSFTSEVVKVWSTDNFHELFTVPVFRQVILRSIGVALAVTVLCAVIAFPLAFYTARVAKPRWRPLLVVAILTPLWASYLVKVYAWRLILSEGGLADWMLKPFGLSGPGYGLPATVLTLTYLWLPYMILPIHTALEQLPANLLDASADLGARGWRTFRSVVLPMVLPSVAAGSVFTFSLSLGDYITVQIVGGKTQLIGNLVYSNIELNLPMAAALGTVPVVVIVLYLLAMRRTGALSSL, encoded by the coding sequence ATGGCCCTGATCACACGGACCGCGGGGGCGCTGCACCGGCGCCCCCGCCTCCGGCTGACACTCCTGCTGACCGCCCCGCTGCTGTGGCTGGCGGTGCTCTATCTCGGCTCGCTGAGCGTGCTGTTCGTCTCCGCGTTCTGGACGACGAACTCCTTCACCTCGGAGGTCGTGAAGGTCTGGTCGACCGACAACTTCCATGAGCTGTTCACCGTCCCGGTGTTCCGGCAGGTGATCCTGCGGAGCATCGGTGTCGCCCTGGCCGTCACCGTCCTGTGCGCGGTGATCGCCTTCCCGCTCGCCTTCTACACCGCCCGGGTCGCCAAGCCCCGGTGGCGGCCCTTGCTCGTCGTCGCCATCCTCACCCCGCTGTGGGCGAGTTACCTGGTCAAGGTGTACGCCTGGCGGCTCATCCTCTCCGAGGGCGGGCTCGCCGACTGGATGCTGAAGCCGTTCGGGCTGAGCGGACCGGGGTACGGACTGCCCGCCACGGTGCTCACCCTGACGTACCTCTGGCTGCCGTACATGATCCTGCCGATCCACACCGCGCTGGAGCAGCTGCCCGCCAACCTCCTCGACGCCTCAGCCGACTTGGGAGCGCGGGGCTGGCGGACCTTCCGGTCGGTCGTGCTGCCGATGGTACTGCCGTCGGTGGCGGCGGGATCGGTCTTCACGTTCTCCCTCAGCCTCGGTGACTACATCACCGTGCAGATCGTCGGCGGCAAGACCCAGCTCATCGGCAACCTCGTCTACTCCAACATCGAACTCAACCTGCCCATGGCCGCCGCCCTCGGCACGGTCCCCGTCGTCGTCATCGTGCTGTACCTGCTGGCGATGCGGCGCACGGGCGCCCTGAGCAGTCTGTAG
- a CDS encoding ABC transporter substrate-binding protein — MRRLLAAVAVGAFLVTVTACGSSDGSDSSDSSSSGGTTKVKLGVIPIVDVAPLYLGQKKGFFKKQGLELEMTLAQGGAAIVPAVASGQYQFGFSNSTSLMVAQSNNVPVKVVTNGIASTGVQGKDFGALVVKGDSSLKTADQLEGKKVAINTLKNINETAVRASVRKAGGDPDKVKFVELAFDQMPAALDSGQIDAAMVVEPALATVKSQGGREIASPLVDVAPNLTVAMYFTSTSYETQHPDVVKKFRAAAAESLAYADAHPDEAREIVTTYTKIPAAVLAKVTLPAWPADPDRASLDALAKLGQADGLFKTAPDLDKLLP; from the coding sequence ATGCGTCGTCTGCTCGCCGCCGTCGCGGTCGGAGCATTCCTGGTCACCGTGACGGCCTGTGGCTCGTCCGATGGCTCGGATTCGTCGGACAGTTCGTCGTCCGGCGGCACCACCAAGGTCAAGCTCGGGGTCATCCCGATCGTCGATGTCGCCCCGCTGTATCTGGGCCAGAAGAAGGGCTTCTTCAAGAAGCAGGGCCTGGAACTGGAGATGACGCTCGCGCAGGGCGGCGCGGCCATCGTGCCCGCCGTCGCCAGCGGTCAGTACCAGTTCGGCTTCTCCAACTCGACCTCGCTGATGGTCGCCCAGTCCAACAACGTGCCCGTGAAGGTCGTCACCAACGGCATCGCCTCAACGGGCGTGCAGGGCAAGGACTTCGGTGCACTGGTCGTCAAGGGCGACAGCTCGCTGAAGACGGCCGACCAGCTGGAGGGCAAGAAGGTCGCGATCAACACCCTGAAGAACATCAACGAGACGGCGGTGCGCGCGTCGGTGCGCAAGGCGGGCGGTGACCCGGACAAGGTCAAGTTCGTCGAGCTGGCCTTCGACCAGATGCCGGCGGCCCTCGACAGCGGGCAGATCGACGCCGCGATGGTGGTGGAGCCTGCGCTGGCCACGGTGAAGAGCCAGGGCGGCCGGGAGATCGCTTCGCCGCTGGTCGACGTCGCCCCGAACCTGACGGTGGCGATGTACTTCACCTCCACGTCGTACGAGACCCAACACCCGGACGTGGTCAAGAAGTTCAGGGCCGCCGCGGCCGAGTCGCTCGCCTATGCCGACGCCCACCCGGACGAGGCCCGCGAGATCGTCACCACGTACACGAAGATCCCGGCGGCCGTGCTGGCGAAGGTGACCCTGCCGGCCTGGCCCGCCGACCCCGACCGTGCCTCGCTCGACGCGCTGGCGAAGCTCGGCCAGGCGGACGGCCTCTTCAAGACCGCCCCCGACCTGGACAAGCTGCTGCCGTGA
- a CDS encoding MmyB family transcriptional regulator produces MAQQAGGQRPQPRPVPESPEAQAYLQDYATLLEAVPFPSVVLDRRWDVVLSNAAFASLFGGVGPHPTAMPDDNFLRFVLFHPDAGSVLGEHESSWCLPMLAHFAAAVERDGHDHGLQAIRRDIAQDPIMDAAYRHGLPHWIRVVGERACAHDGAVRPLLHPDPRWGATECRVVDETPDTLRELGYTRLTLVLREARRAPARARGTRRSTAHLRVVPAAE; encoded by the coding sequence ATGGCACAACAGGCAGGAGGGCAGCGGCCGCAGCCGCGGCCCGTCCCCGAGAGTCCCGAGGCCCAGGCGTATCTCCAGGACTACGCCACCCTTCTGGAAGCGGTTCCCTTCCCCTCGGTCGTCCTCGACCGGCGATGGGACGTCGTCCTGTCGAACGCTGCTTTCGCGTCACTTTTCGGCGGAGTGGGTCCGCATCCGACCGCGATGCCGGACGACAACTTCCTGAGATTCGTGCTCTTCCACCCGGACGCCGGATCCGTGCTCGGTGAGCACGAGTCCAGCTGGTGCCTGCCGATGCTGGCCCACTTCGCCGCCGCGGTGGAGCGGGACGGCCACGACCACGGACTCCAGGCGATCCGCCGCGACATCGCCCAGGACCCGATCATGGACGCCGCCTACCGGCACGGCCTGCCGCACTGGATCAGGGTCGTCGGCGAACGTGCCTGCGCGCACGACGGGGCCGTCCGGCCGCTGCTGCACCCCGATCCGCGCTGGGGCGCCACCGAGTGCCGGGTCGTCGACGAGACGCCCGACACCCTCCGGGAACTCGGCTACACCCGGCTGACCCTGGTCCTGCGCGAGGCCCGCCGCGCCCCGGCACGCGCGCGTGGGACGCGCCGGTCGACCGCGCATCTGAGGGTGGTTCCCGCAGCAGAGTAG
- a CDS encoding ABC transporter ATP-binding protein produces the protein MEGMAIRLQGLRKSFGETTAVAGVDLEIRDGEFFSMLGPSGSGKTTVLRMIAGFEAPSGGRIELAGQEVTGLAPFERDVHTVFQDYALFPHMTVEQNVAYALKVRKVPKPERLVRARKALTEVRLEGFGKRRPSQLSGGQRQRVALARALVGRPRVLLLDEPLGALDLKLREQMQVELKALQREVGITFVFVTHDQEEALTMSDRIAVFHQGRIEQVGTPAEVYERPATPFVASFVGTSNLLQGESAHRIVGAPGTYSIRPEKIRVLKESAEADRPEHSTAVGTVAEVVYLGDATRFLVDLDAGGRLTALQQNLETSSEDVAAYRGTRVRLRWHRRHAVAVPVPD, from the coding sequence ATGGAGGGAATGGCGATCCGGCTACAGGGCCTGCGGAAGTCGTTCGGGGAGACGACCGCCGTGGCCGGGGTCGATCTGGAGATCCGGGACGGCGAGTTCTTCTCGATGCTCGGCCCCTCCGGCTCCGGCAAGACCACCGTCCTGCGCATGATCGCCGGGTTCGAGGCCCCGAGCGGCGGCCGGATCGAGCTGGCCGGACAGGAGGTCACCGGGCTCGCCCCCTTCGAGCGGGACGTGCACACCGTCTTCCAGGACTACGCCCTGTTCCCGCACATGACCGTCGAGCAGAACGTCGCCTACGCGCTCAAGGTCCGCAAGGTGCCCAAGCCGGAGCGGCTGGTGCGAGCCCGCAAGGCGCTGACGGAGGTACGCCTGGAGGGGTTCGGCAAGCGGCGCCCCTCCCAGCTCTCCGGCGGCCAGCGACAGCGCGTCGCCCTCGCCCGCGCCCTCGTCGGCCGCCCCCGCGTCCTGCTGCTCGACGAACCCCTCGGCGCCCTCGACCTCAAGCTGCGCGAGCAGATGCAGGTCGAGCTCAAGGCGCTCCAGCGCGAGGTCGGCATCACCTTCGTCTTCGTCACCCACGACCAGGAGGAGGCCCTGACGATGAGCGACCGCATCGCCGTCTTCCACCAGGGCCGCATCGAACAGGTCGGCACCCCCGCCGAGGTCTACGAACGCCCAGCGACCCCGTTCGTGGCGTCCTTCGTCGGCACCTCCAACCTCCTTCAGGGCGAGTCCGCCCACCGCATCGTCGGCGCCCCCGGCACCTACAGCATCCGCCCGGAGAAGATCCGCGTCCTCAAGGAGTCCGCCGAGGCCGACCGGCCCGAGCACTCCACCGCCGTCGGTACCGTCGCCGAGGTCGTCTACCTCGGGGACGCGACCCGTTTCCTCGTCGACCTCGACGCCGGCGGCCGGCTCACCGCCCTCCAGCAGAACCTGGAGACCTCCTCCGAGGACGTCGCCGCCTACCGCGGCACCCGGGTCCGCCTGCGATGGCACCGACGGCACGCCGTGGCCGTGCCCGTCCCCGACTGA
- a CDS encoding ABC transporter permease, with product MKGLNLALGAAGLAVFLALGEVVPRLGLVKEAYFPPASRIADALADEFTDDAFWTALGDTLTGWALGLLIASGAGIVAGILISVVPYLREATASTIEFLRPIPSVALIPLAVLLYGTELTSVLILVVYASFWQVLVQVLYGVQDVDPVAEETARSYGLGTWARVRHVLWPTALPYIMTGVRLAAAVALILAVTAELVIGAPGLGQRIAVAQNSQAVPEMYALVVVTGLLGLLINVGARAVERRALAWHQSVRGEVAV from the coding sequence GTGAAGGGACTGAACCTCGCACTCGGCGCCGCCGGGCTCGCGGTCTTCCTCGCCCTGGGCGAGGTCGTGCCGCGGCTCGGCCTCGTCAAGGAGGCCTACTTCCCGCCCGCCAGCCGTATCGCCGACGCCCTGGCCGACGAGTTCACCGACGACGCCTTCTGGACCGCGCTCGGCGACACCCTCACCGGCTGGGCGCTCGGTCTGCTGATCGCCTCCGGCGCCGGCATCGTGGCGGGCATCCTCATCTCGGTGGTCCCGTATCTGCGGGAGGCGACGGCGTCCACGATCGAGTTCCTGCGCCCGATCCCGTCGGTGGCGCTGATCCCGCTCGCCGTGCTGCTGTACGGCACCGAACTCACCTCGGTGCTCATCCTCGTCGTGTACGCCTCGTTCTGGCAGGTGCTGGTCCAGGTCCTGTACGGCGTCCAGGACGTCGACCCGGTCGCCGAGGAGACGGCGCGGTCGTACGGTCTCGGCACCTGGGCCCGGGTCCGCCATGTGCTGTGGCCGACCGCGCTGCCGTACATCATGACCGGCGTGCGGCTCGCGGCGGCGGTGGCCCTGATCCTCGCCGTGACCGCCGAACTCGTCATCGGGGCACCAGGGTTGGGGCAGCGGATCGCGGTCGCGCAGAACTCCCAGGCGGTACCGGAGATGTACGCTCTCGTCGTGGTCACCGGCCTGCTGGGCCTGCTCATCAACGTGGGTGCCCGCGCGGTTGAGCGGCGGGCGCTGGCCTGGCACCAGTCGGTGCGCGGGGAGGTGGCGGTGTGA
- a CDS encoding ABC transporter ATP-binding protein, translating into MLDVRGLKKVYEGSGRRVEAVRDLTFTVEAGELVCLVGPSGCGKTTLLKCMGGLLAPTAGEVRLAGEKVSGPPPGMAFVFQEYGRSLFPWMRVGDNVELPLKQKGLSKARRRELVSDALESVGLADAAGAYPWQLSGGMQQRVAIARALAYEPQVLLMDEPFAAVDAQTRADLEDLVRGLWRERGITILFVTHDIDEAVYLGQRVIVLSASPTVVREQLKVDLPDERDQLHTRVAPRFAELRTHVYEQIQSAKRGRTDAAPPGKSLT; encoded by the coding sequence ATGCTTGACGTACGCGGCCTGAAGAAGGTCTACGAGGGGTCAGGGCGCCGGGTGGAGGCGGTCCGCGACCTCACCTTCACCGTCGAGGCGGGCGAACTCGTCTGTCTCGTCGGCCCGTCGGGCTGCGGCAAGACGACCCTGCTGAAGTGCATGGGCGGCCTTCTCGCCCCGACGGCGGGCGAGGTGCGGCTGGCCGGGGAGAAGGTGAGCGGGCCGCCGCCCGGGATGGCGTTCGTCTTCCAGGAGTACGGACGCAGCCTGTTCCCCTGGATGCGGGTCGGCGACAACGTCGAACTCCCGCTGAAACAGAAGGGCTTGAGCAAGGCGCGACGCCGGGAGCTGGTCTCCGACGCGCTGGAGTCGGTCGGTCTCGCGGACGCCGCCGGGGCGTACCCCTGGCAGCTCTCGGGCGGCATGCAGCAGCGGGTCGCGATCGCCCGCGCGCTCGCGTACGAACCCCAGGTCCTGCTGATGGACGAGCCGTTCGCGGCCGTGGACGCCCAGACCCGGGCCGATCTGGAGGATCTCGTCCGGGGACTGTGGCGGGAGCGCGGAATCACGATTCTCTTCGTCACTCATGACATCGACGAGGCCGTGTACCTGGGCCAGCGGGTGATCGTGCTGTCCGCCTCCCCCACCGTCGTGCGGGAGCAGCTCAAGGTCGATCTGCCGGACGAGCGCGACCAGTTGCACACCCGGGTGGCCCCGCGCTTCGCCGAGCTGCGGACCCATGTGTACGAGCAGATCCAGTCGGCGAAGCGCGGAAGGACCGATGCCGCTCCCCCTGGGAAGTCGCTCACTTGA
- a CDS encoding ABC transporter permease, whose translation MRRVLLRVVFVLALPVLLVAVWWLASDGSTDVFWPPLRTIVRTFPDVWTADRLKDDVLPSLLRLTAGYASAAVVGIALGTVIGSYRRVRAFCEPVLEFLRAVPPPVLVPVIMLFAGIGDTMKIAVIASGCVWPILLNTVEGVRAVDPVMAETAKSYGISGVARLKDVVLRSASPQIFAGLRQALSIGIILMVISEMFAASNGIGFTVVQFQRSFAIPDMWTGILVLGLLGFLLSVVFQVVERRVLGWYHGLRASTRRSP comes from the coding sequence GTGAGGCGCGTCCTGCTGAGAGTCGTCTTCGTCCTCGCGCTGCCCGTACTCCTCGTCGCCGTCTGGTGGTTGGCGTCGGACGGCAGCACGGACGTGTTCTGGCCGCCCCTGCGCACCATCGTGCGGACCTTCCCGGACGTCTGGACGGCCGACCGCCTCAAGGACGACGTCCTGCCCAGCCTGCTGCGTCTGACGGCCGGTTACGCGTCCGCCGCCGTCGTCGGCATCGCGCTCGGCACGGTCATCGGCTCGTACCGGCGCGTGCGCGCGTTCTGCGAACCGGTCCTGGAGTTCCTGCGCGCGGTACCGCCACCCGTACTGGTCCCGGTCATCATGCTGTTCGCCGGCATCGGCGACACCATGAAGATCGCCGTGATCGCGAGCGGCTGCGTCTGGCCGATCCTCCTCAACACCGTGGAGGGCGTGCGCGCGGTGGACCCGGTGATGGCGGAGACGGCGAAGTCGTACGGCATCTCCGGCGTCGCCCGCCTCAAGGACGTGGTGCTGCGCTCGGCGAGCCCGCAGATCTTCGCGGGGCTCCGGCAGGCCCTGTCGATCGGCATCATCCTGATGGTCATCAGCGAGATGTTCGCCGCCAGCAACGGCATCGGCTTCACGGTGGTGCAGTTCCAGCGGAGTTTCGCGATCCCCGACATGTGGACCGGCATCCTCGTCCTCGGTCTGCTCGGCTTCCTTCTCTCCGTCGTCTTCCAGGTGGTCGAGCGACGGGTGCTCGGCTGGTACCACGGACTGCGGGCCTCGACCCGGCGGTCCCCGTGA
- a CDS encoding ABC transporter permease, with product MQLSRSARIALRVAAGFGFVVIYVPLLLVLVNSLNPDRSASWPPSGLTVHWWSVAWDNSGAREALWTSVKAGLGANPVALALGTLIAFAVARHRFFGRNAISFVVVLPIALPGIVTGIALNSAFSTVLEPLGVGLGLFTVVVGHATFCIVVVFNNVVARLRRTSGSFEEAAMDLGANTFRAFADVTFPLVRSALFAGGLLAFALSFDEIVVTTFTAGPGVETLPIWIFNNMTRPQQAPVVNVVAAVLVLLSVIPIYVAQRLSADTATGSRV from the coding sequence GTGCAACTGTCCCGCTCCGCGCGGATCGCCCTGCGTGTCGCCGCCGGGTTCGGCTTCGTGGTGATCTACGTGCCGCTGCTGCTCGTCCTCGTCAACTCCCTGAACCCCGACCGGAGCGCGAGCTGGCCGCCGTCCGGACTCACCGTGCACTGGTGGTCGGTGGCCTGGGACAACTCCGGTGCCCGAGAAGCTCTTTGGACGTCCGTGAAGGCGGGGCTCGGCGCCAACCCCGTCGCCCTGGCGCTGGGCACGCTGATCGCCTTCGCTGTCGCCCGGCACCGGTTCTTCGGCCGGAACGCGATCTCGTTCGTGGTCGTCCTGCCGATCGCCCTGCCCGGCATCGTCACCGGCATCGCGCTCAACTCGGCCTTCAGCACGGTACTTGAGCCGCTGGGGGTCGGGCTCGGACTGTTCACCGTGGTCGTCGGGCACGCCACCTTCTGCATCGTCGTCGTCTTCAACAACGTCGTCGCCCGGTTGCGCCGCACCTCCGGCTCGTTCGAGGAGGCGGCGATGGACCTCGGCGCGAACACCTTCCGCGCCTTCGCCGACGTCACCTTCCCGCTGGTGCGCTCGGCACTGTTCGCCGGCGGACTGCTCGCCTTCGCGCTCTCCTTCGACGAGATCGTGGTGACCACGTTCACCGCGGGACCGGGCGTCGAGACCCTGCCGATCTGGATCTTCAACAACATGACCCGGCCGCAACAGGCGCCGGTGGTCAACGTGGTGGCGGCGGTGCTGGTGCTGCTGTCGGTGATCCCGATCTACGTGGCGCAGCGGCTGTCGGCGGACACGGCGACGGGCAGCCGGGTCTGA
- a CDS encoding ABC transporter substrate-binding protein: MEYVVRSTLKTAAAVAALLLAATACGSSDDGTGSSATGLNPPDLKAPSKLGKTEGQVNLIAWAGYVEDGSNDPKVDWVSDFEKQTGCQVNSKTAASSDEMVKLMKTGEYDAVSASGDASLRLIASGDAAPVNTALVPNYQDIYSGLKDGNWNSVDGQMYGIPHGRGANLLMYNTEKVTPAPTSWSAVFDDAAQYKGHVTAYDSPIYIADAALYLKATKPDLGIKDPYALDQKQFDAAVDLLKQQNADIGEYWSDYLKEISAFKSGDSVVGTTWQVIANLTTDEGAKVKAFVPKEGSTGWSDTWMVSAKAKHPNCAYKWLDWIVSPKVNAQVAEYFGEAPANSKACALTSDKNFCTTYHAADESYWKNIAFWNTPIEQCLDGRTDVTCVPYAKWVQAWTEIKG; the protein is encoded by the coding sequence ATGGAGTACGTCGTGCGCTCTACCCTCAAGACGGCGGCAGCCGTCGCCGCACTGCTCCTCGCCGCCACCGCCTGCGGATCCTCCGACGACGGCACCGGCTCCTCGGCCACCGGCCTCAATCCCCCTGACCTGAAGGCCCCTTCGAAACTCGGCAAGACCGAGGGCCAGGTCAACCTCATCGCCTGGGCGGGCTATGTCGAGGACGGCTCCAACGACCCCAAGGTCGATTGGGTCAGCGACTTCGAGAAGCAGACCGGCTGCCAGGTCAACTCCAAGACCGCCGCCAGCTCCGACGAGATGGTCAAACTGATGAAGACGGGGGAGTACGACGCCGTCTCCGCCTCGGGCGACGCCTCCCTGCGCCTCATCGCCTCCGGCGACGCGGCCCCCGTCAACACCGCCCTCGTCCCCAACTACCAGGACATCTACAGCGGGTTGAAGGACGGCAACTGGAACTCCGTCGACGGGCAGATGTACGGCATCCCGCACGGCCGCGGCGCCAACCTGCTGATGTACAACACCGAGAAGGTCACGCCCGCACCCACCTCCTGGTCCGCCGTCTTCGACGACGCCGCCCAGTACAAGGGCCACGTCACGGCGTACGACTCGCCCATCTACATCGCCGACGCCGCCCTGTATCTGAAGGCGACCAAGCCCGACCTCGGCATCAAGGACCCGTACGCCCTGGACCAGAAGCAGTTCGACGCCGCCGTGGACCTGCTCAAGCAGCAGAACGCCGACATCGGCGAGTACTGGAGCGACTACCTCAAGGAGATCTCCGCCTTCAAGAGCGGTGACTCCGTCGTCGGCACCACCTGGCAGGTCATCGCCAACCTCACCACCGACGAGGGCGCCAAGGTCAAGGCCTTCGTGCCCAAGGAGGGTTCCACCGGCTGGTCCGACACCTGGATGGTGTCCGCCAAGGCCAAGCACCCCAACTGCGCCTACAAATGGCTGGACTGGATCGTCTCCCCGAAGGTCAACGCCCAGGTCGCCGAGTACTTCGGCGAGGCACCGGCCAACTCCAAGGCCTGCGCCCTGACCAGCGACAAGAACTTCTGCACGACCTACCACGCGGCCGACGAGAGCTACTGGAAGAACATCGCCTTCTGGAACACGCCCATCGAGCAGTGCCTCGACGGCCGCACCGACGTCACGTGCGTGCCGTACGCGAAGTGGGTCCAGGCCTGGACCGAGATCAAGGGCTGA
- a CDS encoding FadR/GntR family transcriptional regulator, with protein MSKVVAVKQTQMTGGARKAVFAPVDSRARVDAVVRRIGDAIELGLLADGEQLPGETELAGQLGVSTVTLREALMALRQQGLVTTRRGRGGGSFVALPEAPGEERLRVRLRGWSTEELRDLGDHWAALSGTAARLAADRTEPEDLIQLRRTAEELTRAADAAARSRMYGRFHVELAAASQSARLTREQVALQTEVGALLCLVLGDDEYREEVSDRLRFVISAVQDGAHELAREQAERCVRESTSRLIALRLTL; from the coding sequence ATGAGCAAGGTGGTGGCCGTGAAGCAGACGCAGATGACCGGCGGCGCCCGGAAAGCCGTCTTCGCCCCGGTCGACAGCCGGGCGCGGGTCGACGCCGTGGTGCGCCGGATCGGCGACGCCATCGAGCTCGGCCTGCTCGCCGACGGCGAGCAACTCCCTGGTGAGACCGAACTGGCAGGCCAGCTCGGTGTCTCCACGGTGACCCTGCGGGAGGCCCTCATGGCCCTGCGCCAGCAGGGTCTGGTCACCACCCGCCGGGGCCGCGGCGGCGGCTCCTTCGTCGCCCTCCCCGAAGCCCCCGGCGAGGAGCGCCTCAGAGTCCGGCTGCGCGGCTGGAGCACCGAGGAACTCCGCGACCTCGGCGACCACTGGGCGGCCCTGTCGGGCACGGCGGCCCGCCTCGCCGCCGACCGCACGGAACCCGAGGACCTGATCCAACTCCGCCGTACGGCCGAGGAGTTGACGCGGGCAGCCGACGCGGCGGCACGCAGCCGGATGTACGGCCGCTTCCACGTCGAACTCGCGGCGGCGTCGCAGTCGGCCCGCCTCACCCGGGAACAGGTGGCGCTCCAGACCGAAGTGGGGGCGCTGCTCTGCCTTGTGCTCGGCGACGACGAATATCGTGAAGAGGTCTCCGATCGACTCCGATTCGTCATCTCGGCCGTGCAGGATGGGGCCCACGAATTGGCCAGGGAACAGGCCGAGCGGTGCGTCCGGGAGTCGACGTCGCGGCTGATCGCCCTGCGTCTGACGCTGTAG